A segment of the Staphylococcus ratti genome:
CATAGGGAACATAATATTTAACTTCCCATATGTTGAGGCACGTAATAATGCACGCAACTGTGGACGGAAAATTTCTGTTTGATCTAAACATAAACGAATTGCACGATATCCTAAAAATGGATTCATTTCTTTAGGTAAGTTTAAATATGGTAATTCCTTGTCTCCACCGATATCTAAAGTACGGACAACGACACGTTTACCGTCCATTGATTCAAGTACTTTTTTATAGGCTTCAAACTGTTCATCTTCAGAAGGCATGTTATCGCGTCCCATGTATAAGAACTCGGTACGGTATAAACCAATACCTTCTGCACCATTTTCTTTCACACCTTCTAAATCATTAGGTGTACCAATGTTTGCTGCGAGTTCAACATGTTTGCCATCCATCGTTTTAGTAGGTTCATCGCGTAATTGTTTTAATGCTTCACGATCAGCAAAAAATGTTTGACGTTTGTGTTGATAAGCTTTCACTTCATCTTCACTTGGATTGACAATGACGTCGCCTGTTAAACCATCAACAATAATCATATCGCCCTGCTTAACATTTGTTGTAATAGATTTTGTACCTACTACCGCAGGGATTTCAAGTGAGCGACTCATAATCGCTGAATGTGACGTACGACCGCCAATATTCGTAACAAACCCCTGCACATATTGTTTGTTCAATTGTGCTGTATCTGAAGGTGTTAAGTCATGTCCAACAATAACAACACTTTCATCAATGATACTTGGGTTCGGTAATTCTACCCCTAAAATGTGTGCTAACACGCGTTTTGAAACGTCACGAATGTCCGCTGCACGTTCTTTCATATATTCATTATCCATTGATTCAAAAATAGTAATGAAATTTTGAGTCACTTCGGTTAATGCATGCGGTGCACTCGCTTTTTCATCACGAATTTTGCTTTCAATAGGTTGAATTAATTCTGGGTCATCTAAGACAAGTAAATGCGCATCAAAAATAGCCGCTTTATCAGGACCTAATTGTTCCTCAGCGTTATTTCTGATTTTCGTTAATTCAATTTTAGAATTTTTTAATGCTTCGTTAAATTTAAGCACTTCTGCTTCGCTATCGTTCGTCGTTGTTTCGCTGAAACTTAAATCTGGTTCGATGAGCATATAGGCTTTAGCAATTGCCACACCATCTGATGCCGCAATCCCTTTAATTATCTCAGACATTATTTTGTTAATCCTTCTTTTGATAAGACTTCAGAGATCGCTTGAATCGCATCTTTTTCGTCACTACCATCTGCATAAATCGTAATTTCAGCGTCTTTACCTACGCCTAAACTCATAACACCCATGATTGATTTTAAGTTAACTTTTTTAGCGTTGTATTCTAATTGAATATCTGAATCAAATTTTGAAGCAGTTTGAACTAACATTGTCGCTGGGCGCGCGTGAATTCCTGTCTCGTCAATAATTACATATGATTGTTGTTCCATCTTTTATCTTACTCCTTCTATTCCCAAATTCATTAGCATAAATTTATTAGTAAATTAGCTACTTAGCATAACATTACCAAAAAGTGCCTTTATTTTCAATTCGAAAACAGTTGGCACTATCCGTTTTCTATGTTATTTTCAACAATTTTTCGTCAGTTTACATCAATGTCTTTACAACATTTTCACATTTTTGAATATGCTCTTTACCGACTTTCATCATAAAATAATAACTAATCGATGCTGAGACAGCTTGACCTACAAGCGGGAACCAGCGTGTTTGTTTGGCTGCCGTACGTTTTGCGACATCTCTCACTACAATTCTTAAAAGACCTTTAGACACCTTTTTACCGATAAGTTGGCTCCCTTGAATACCTGCTGCGATTTTAATGCGATCTTTCATATCGTCAGTCATTTTATTTACTTGTTTATGGTCCAAACCATAAATTTTATTAACATCTTCAATAATGTCACGCATCAATTTCATGTCTACACCAAAATCAAATCCTGGTATTGGAACAATCGTTGCACCTGATGAAAGTAATGCTTTTTTCTTAATTACAGATTCCGCGTGTTGACGTCTTTTTTGAAGCTCTTCTTCTGATTTTGGTAAAGCGTCTTTCACTGCAATATCTTCAATGTGTAAAACTTTATTACCTACTTTTTGAGTGATTTTATCTTTAAATCCCATAATCATAATGGCCACCTTTCATCAATGTATTAACTTTATATACCCATAATTATATAAACTAATGCTCAATCGTAACGAACACCACTTTTAAATATTTAGAAGGTTTATAGTGTGAAGTTGTTTTAAAATCTTTTGGTAGCCCCATTACTTCGTCTATTTGATAAGTGACACCTTCGTTTGCTAACGTGGATTTGATTGTATTTTTAAACGCATTAAGCGTATACATACTGTGATTTGTACTTAAGATTAACGTTCCACCCGGGTTTAAAATACGGAGTGCCTGTTGAATTAATTGATGGTAGTCTTTTGTAACTGAGAACGTTTTCTTTTTATTACGTGCAAAACTCGGTGGATCAATCACGATCGTATCATACCTATAACCATGACGCATTGCATATTTATAAAAATCAAATGTATCCATTACATAAATCGATTGCGTCGTCGGATCAATACCATTAATACCAAAATTTTCTTCTGTCAATTGTCGAGAGCGGTTTGCTAAATCTACACTTGTTGTTTTAGCCCCCTTCGTCGCTGCTATCGTTGAAAAAGCACCTGTATAACTAAATAAATTAAGCACTGTACGGTTCTCACTATAATAATCTCTTAATTTTTTGCGCACTTCTTTTTGATCTAAAAAAATACCTGTCATTGGTCCATCATCCAAATGCACGTTGTAAAAGGTAAAATTTTCTTCAATGACAATAGGAAATTGAGGCTGTTCACCAAGCACCCAGCCACTTTGAATCGCATTGTGTTTGAATCGCGTTTTTTCATAAATCGATTTAAAAGGAAATACAGCTTGCATCGCTTCTATAATATACTTTCTAAATTGATATATTCCTTCTGAATACCATTGAATCAATAAATGACCATCATAATGATCTATCGTCAAACCGCCTAATCCATCACCTTCACCATTAAACAATCGAAAAGCATTTGTCCCGTCCGCTTGATAATAGTAATTTCGCGTTTCACGTGCTGTTTCAAAAAGCGCTTTAAAATAATGTGTATCTATCTTTTCATTTGCATTGTAAGAAAGCACCCAACCTAACCCTTTATGTTGACGCCCTACATAACATGTCGCGATATAAATATTTGTAGAAGACTTTATTTGAAATAAGTCCCCCTCTTCTAAGCGATCACTTTTAAAAATATCTTCTTCTTCAATCAAAGGATATTGATTAAAATATTTTCCTTCTTTTCCTTTATTTAAAATTGCTATTTTCATTATTTCAGCCTTTCTTTTATCATTTCTTTTAGTTTAACATGAAAAAACATCATCGTTATATACTTAACTTATATAGAAAGGGAGCGAGACAGAAATCTATTTGATTTCGTTGTCTCGCCCCCACAAGGCTGACTAGGATTGAAATGAGCTGCTAAGTAAGCATATTTTCAATCCAGACAGCTACTGTGCTTTTTTTACTTTTTTACACATTTTTTGATGCGAGACAGAAATCTATTTGATTTCGTTGTCTCGCCCCCACAAGGCTGACTAGGATTGAAATAAGCGCTAAGCATATTTTCAATCCAGACAGCTACTGTGCTTTTTTTACTTTTTTACACATTTTTTTGATGCGAGACAGAAATCTATTTGATTTCGTTGTCTCGCCCCCACAAGGCTGACTAGGATTGAAATAAGCTGCTAAGCATATTTTCAATCCAGACAGCTACTGTGCTTTTTTTACTTTTTTACACATTTTTTTGATGCGAGACAGAAATCTATTTGATTTCGTTGTCTCGCCCCCACAAGGCTGACTAGGATTGAAATGAGCTGCTAAGCATATTTTCAATCCAGACAGCTACTGTGCTTTTTTACTTTTTTACACATTTTTTGATGCGAGACAGAAATCTATTTGATTTCGTTGTCTCGCCCCCACAAGGCTGACTAGGATTGAAATAAGCTGCTAAGCATATTTTCAATCCAGACAGCTACTGTGCTTTTTTACTTTTTTACACATTTTTTGATGCGAGACAGAAATCTATTTGACTTCGTTGTCTCACTCCCTTTTTGTATCACAAATATTAAGCATCCTCGCCATATTGTTCTATTTGTTCAGGCGACGGTTGACGCAACTGGAATATAAACGCAATGATGGCTGGAATGAGCATCAATACAAGAATTGGTGTAATAAAAATCGATAGCATTAATCCATGCACTAAAATGACGATATATTCTGTGAAAAGTTTAAAGAATAAAATACTAATCATAAATAATTTTAAATAGTAGTGTCGTCCTTGCAACATATTCGTCACTGATGTCCAAATAAAAGCCGTCACAATGACGAGCAATAAGAATAAACTCACCCATTCATACACATACTGTGTTTGTGAAAGTTGCCAATCACCAGAAAGAAATAAACCGTTACGATTTTTAAATTCAACTAAAATAAAGAAGAATAAAATGACACCACATGCGATACTGACATATTCTCGTTTTAACCATTTAGGCCGATGTAAGAAAGACGGAATGTCGTCTTCTTCTAGTTTTGCCCAACCAAACCATTTCTCTTTAATCATTTCGCGCTTGCGTCGAATTTTATCTAAATCAATGCTTCTACGCGTGCGATGTGAAAAATCTTGGGTTAATTCGTTTGTACGCGTTTGAAGATCTTTGAAATGGTGCTGAGATTGACCCACAAAACTGTATTTTTTACTTCGTACATACGGGTTTTCTTCTCCAGTAATTTCCTCTTGTGTCATCGGTAGAGCACGGCGTAAAAATAAGAAGTTCCAAATAGACATTTGCCCGAGTAACCATAAAATCACAAAGAACGTATTAATACTTAAGACATCTATAGGCGCCACTTCACGTTCTTCAATACGACCGTAGAGCACGAGTTGGCCAATAATATAACAAAGGCCATAACTGATAATAATCCAAAGATAATGCTTTTTACGATTAAATGGATTGAGTTCATCTTTATATGCGATATACCCAATATGTATGATAAAGGGAACTACAAAAACAAATGCCGCTATGCCATACACTTGTGACATAAAAATCAAAGTAAGCACAAAGTAAATGATCCCAATCAATAAAAATAAAATAGAAATGTCATAGTCGAAACGAGTGGTATTCGTTAATGTTCTTCCGATAAAGATCATAAAAATCCCAAATAATAAAATAATAATGCCACTCACTAAAGGAATTTCACCAATATAATTACTCATTACGCGAATGATTTCATTGAAAAAAGCCATAATAAAGTCCCACAAATTTTCAATATTAATTGCAGGTTTTTTATGCTGACTAAATTGGTGAATCAATGGGATATTAAGAAAAATAATAAGACTTAATAAAATAGAAATCGCACCGATAATATAACTGTAAATCACCTCGGTGTATTTATTAAACAAAGACATCCGCTTCACCTCACAATTATTATATACGAAGACATCAACTATGTCTTTATAAAAAACAAATCTCATTCTTTAGATGGAGAGACGTATTTTGTACTGTCACACCTTCTACCACACACACCGATTTACCTTAAATATAGACGACTGTTATCACTGTATTTAATTATATTATCTTTTTGTAGTCGTTTAAAACATATATTATACCAAAAATCACATTTTTTGTTGTGTACTTCTGATGTTTAACGTTTTAAAAAAAGGGGAACTCTTTTATATAGATACCTTTTAAAGGAGAGATGTAAAATGTCTAAAGAAGAAATTAAAAAAGCAGCTGAAAATGCTAAAGATAAAGAGCAAGAATTAAAAGATAAAAAAGAAGACACTAAAGAAGGCGCTGAAAAAACAAAAGACGATATTCAAAACACATTTGAATAATACGTCTCGCTCTATTGGCCTATAGGAACAGAGGGATTCCCTGTTCTTATAGGCTATTTTTGTTAGTCATTTTAATAAACATACCTCTCGTATTTTACGTTTAACATTTTGAATATTGTATTAACTTAAGAATGCACATTGACATTTAAAGGTGTCGGGTGTATAGTGACTTTAATCATTCAATAAAGACACACTAGGGGTGTGAAAACTGAGATGAGGTGTTTACCTCAAACCCTTTGAACCTGAACTAGACGATACTAGCGTAGGAAAGTGTGAGGAAAGCTCAAATTCCCTCGAGATAAGTATGCCTTTTTGCGCGTATGACTCTTTTAAAGATTTGCAGTTTCACTTCCACGTCATACACAGTACCTCTAGTTGAGGTGCTGTGTTTTTTTGTAATTAGGAGGATGTTTATGAGTTCAAGTAGAAAAGGTTTAACATTATCTGATATTTTAGTCACTGTGCTAATATCAGTCATTTTTGCTGTCATTTATAATTTTTGGTGGGTGGCCTACTATACTGTTCAACCGCTAGGCCTACACATCGATCAATTAATGTATGGTATGTGGTTCGCAGCAGCTATTGTTGCTTATTTAATCATTCCCAAAATGGGTATTGCACTAATTGCTGAATTTGCTGCAGGCGCTGGAGAAACAATCATAATGGGACGTTTCGATATTCCAACTATTATCTATGCATTACTTCAAGGTTTAGCTTGTGAAATTGTTTTCGCTATTTTCAAATACCGTTCTCGTACATTTATGGTCAGTATCCTTGCAGGTATGGCTGCTGCAATTATCAGCCTACCAATCGATTGGTATTATGGCTATTTAAGTGAAGTAGCCACTTGGAACTTAATTTTACTTATCGTTGCTCGTTTAATTAGTGGTGCGGTGCTTGCAGGAATGTTTTCTTATTTCCTTGTAAAAGCGTTGGACAAAACCGGTGTGACACAGCTTTTCCGCCCTGCCTCAAAAGAAGATTACGATGCTTTATAAGGAGTATGCAACGTGTTAAAAGCAACAAACTTACGATTAAAATATCCGAATGCCCCTCATAAAATTTTTGATGGGCTAAATATTGAAATTAAGGACAAAGAAAAGGTACTTTTACTCGGCCCTTCTGGCTCTGGGAAAAGTACATTATTGAATGTATTAAGTGGTATCGTACCTCATTTAATTGATTTACCCATGAAATATGAAACATTGAAAATCTCTCAAAATGCCGGCGTCATTTTTCAAGATCCAGACGCTCAATTTTGTATGCCGCAAGTCAATGAAGAGTTAGCATTTATTTTAGAGAATTACCAAGTTCCACCAACCGAAATGAATGTCAAAATAAAAGCGGCATTAGAAGCAGTTAAATTAGACGTCGATCCGAAGCAATCCATTCATCAATTAAGCGGCGGGATGAAGCAAAAATTAGCTATTGCTGGCACTTTACTGCAACAAACAGATACGTTATTTTTGGACGAACCTACAGCCATGCTCGATTCAGAAGCAACCGAAAATTTATGGCAACTGTTACGTGAAATTTGGAAAGAACAAACCGTTTTAATTGTTGAACATAAAGTTGAGCACATTTGGAACTATGTAGATCGTGTCATTTTGATGAATCACGATGGGCAGATTATTCAAGAAGGTACACCAACAGATATTTTGAACCATTTTGAAGCACTTTTATCTGAATATGGTGTTTGGCATCCTAATGCTTGGTTAGCAGCGCCTAAAACACTGGGATCTGCTGCATTACCCCATTCCTCATTTCAACTAGAATTGAATGGTGGCGTGATAAAGCGAGGCAAGCGTGTTTTATATCACATTCCATCATTTAGCATAAAGTCTGGTGATTGGGTTGCCATTACTGGTAAAAATGGAACAGGAAAAACGACTTTTTTTGAATCGCTTATGCAACTTATTCCATATGAAGGTACACTCACATACAATCAAAAACCGGTGCGCAAACTAAAAACAGCAGCTTCTCATATGTTTTTAGTCTATCAAAACCCAGAACTCCAATTTATTCAAAATACGGTTTATGATGAGATTTTTATTAATTTTAAGCATCAAAACGCACAAACAGCACAAAAAGAAACGAATGAAATGTTAGCGTTATTAGACTTAACACACGTCAAAGAGCAACACCCTTTTGAACTTTCAATGGGGCAAAAGCGCCGTCTAAGTGTTGCAGTGGCTTTAAGCACATCAGCGGACATTCTCCTTTTGGATGAACCTACGTTTGGATTGGATAGTCATAATACTTTTAAATTAATTCAACTGTTTCAACAACGTATTCAAAAAGGGCAAGCCATCATTATGATTACACATGACTCTGAAATCATAGCGCGTTACCCTTCTAAACGTTATGTCATCGAAAATGGGAAGATGTATGAAAGCGAGGCTTTAACATGATTGCATCTTGGAAAAACTATCGTACTTTTATGGATAATGTCAATATTATTACGAAACTCTTTTTAGGCCTTGCTTTATTTTTCTTTATTATTTTTGTACACAATTTTGATGTGATGCTCTACCTTGTCGCATTAATGTTTGGATTTATGCTCATTATGAGTGGCGCCAAATTACGCATTCTTTTCATTTTTGTAGGTTTTTCTATGTTCTTTGCGCTTAGTTCATCTTTATTTATGATTTTTTATGGAGATGGGCATCATGAGCTTTTTAAATTTGGTTTTATCCATATTACCATTGAAAGCCTTGTACGTGGTATACATTTATCGTTAAGAACTTTAACGATTAGTTTTTTCGGTTTATCTATTGCATTCACATCACAAGTAATCATGATATTTTACAGCTTTATGCAGCATATGAAAGTAAAACCTAAAATCGCTTATGCCTTTATGGCAGCTTTCCGAATGTTGCCATTAATTATCGAATCATTTTTTCAACTTAGACAAGCATTGAAAATGCGCTATCAAATCATTCAAAAACAAAATTATAGAGGTATCAAGCGCTTTTATCATTTGCTTATTCCTTTATTGAGTCAAAATATGCGTAAAGCACACCGACTATCTGTGGCAATGGAAATGAAAGGGTTTCGTGACGGTCCACGCACGTATTATTATCAAACCCCTTTTAGCTATCGAGATTTACTTCTTATCGTATGTATCATAGCCCTCATCAGTGCTGCGTTTGGCTTAAGTCATCTATTGCCTATCACAGGCATATTAGATGTCCGTTAAACCGTTGCGTTTTCACGATCTCGATGATGTGAAAAGGCACACCATTTCCTTTCCTAACTTCCATCTGCAAAGGAAATTTTCCCGTAAAAAACCCCTAGGCACAATTCAATTGTCCCTAGGGGTTTCCTTTATGATTTCAATGCTTTGTTCGCAATATCTTTACGATAGAATAACCCATCACTTTCAATTTTTGTTACACGCTCGTAAGCTTTCTTTTGTGCAGCTTCAATTGAGTCTCCCTCTCCAATAGCAAGAATGACACGTCCTCCGCTTGTAACAAATGATTGATTTGCATCACGTTTCAAACCACTTACAAAATAATGTTCTAAATCAGTTTCAAAACCAGAAACAAGACTTCCTTTGTCATAGGCCGCTGGATAGCCTTTTGATGCAAGCATGACACCAACAACAGCATCCTGTTTCCATTGTTGAGAAATCGGTTGCTTTTCTTTTAATTCTAAAATGTGCTCCATCAAATCACTTTCAAGTCGCGTCAATAATACTTGAGCTTCTGGATCTCCAAAACGCGCATTAAATTCAATGACTTTAGGGCCTTCTTTTGTCAAAATTGCCCCGATGTATAAAATACCAAAATAGTCATATCCTTCTTTTTCTAAGGCATGGGCTATAGGCTGTGCAATGCGTTCATTCGTTTGACGCAATACGTCTTCCCCGATATGTGGCACTGGGCAATACGCTCCCATACCACCTGTATTTGGCCCTTTATCTTGATCAAATGCACGTTTATGATCTTGTGCAATCGTTTCGAATGGCACCGCGTAGCTTCCATTCACGAAAGTCATTACTGAAAATTCTTCACCTTCAAGAAAGGTTTCAAATACGACTTTTTCATTTTCATTAGGATACAATGTGTCTACAGCGTCTAATGCTTCTTGACGTGTTTGTGCAATAATAACACCTTTTCCTGCAGCTAAGCCATCTTTTTTAAGGACGATAGGAAGTTCACAATCTTGAACATACTTGAGCGCTTCAGTTTTACTGTCAATTTCACGATAATCCGCAGTAGGAATTTGATATTTTTCCATTAAAGCTTTCGCAAATGCTTTAGAACCTTCGATTTGCGCTGCTGCTTTATTAGGTCCAAATACAGAAATTTCCGATTCACTTAAAAGATCTGTTAGTCCTTCTGTTAATGGTTGTTCTGGTCCGATAATAACCCAATCAATTTCATTGGTTTTAGCAAAGTTAAGTATCGCTTCATGATCATTTTCTGCAATTTCAGGATGAATTGTAGCGATTGCTGTCATCGCGTCATTACCCGGAATGACATCGAGATGTGTGACATGTTTAGATTGTTTCAATTTTTGTGCAATCGCATGCTCACGACCACCACTACCAATTACTAATGTTTTCATGATATGTTCCTCCATTAATGTTTAAAATGACGCACGCCCGTTGTAACCATTGCAATTCCGTAACGGTTAGCCATATCAATTGAATCTTGATCTTTAATAGATCCACCTGGCTGAATAATCGCTTTTATCCCTGCTTTTGCTGCAAGTTCAACTGTATCGTCCATTGGGAAGAAACCGTCCGATGCAAGCGCCACATTGTCATTCATTTCAATCGCATGGTTTATAGCGATTTCAGCAGCACCTACACGATTCATTTGTCCAGCGCCAATACCTACTGTTTGATGACCATTAGCAAGTACAATCGCATTACTTTTAACCGCTTTCGCTACTTCCCAACCTAATACTAAAGCGTCCCATTGTTGCTCTGTAGGTTCTGTTTCAGTAACGACATTCATTTCTGAACGTGAAGACACTTGAGTATCTTTATCTTGTACTAAATAACCTCCTGATACAGAAACAAACTCTTGTTCATCTTCTACTGGCGTCATTTCAATTTCCAATAAGCGAATATTTTTCTTTTGCGTCAATACTTCAAGCGCATCAGCTTCGAAAGCAGGTGCAATGACAACTTCTAAAAAGATACCATGCAATTGTTCTGCTAAAGCTCGAGTTACCGGACGATTTAACGCCACTATTCCACCAAAAATTGACGTTGAATCTGCTTGAAATGCATGTTCAAATGCTACTTCAATATCTTCACCAATTCCTACGCCACAAGGATTCATATGTTTAACCGCTACTGCTGCTGGTTGTTCAAAACGCTTAACAAGTGTAAGTGCCGCATCTGCATCTTTAATGTTATTGTAACTTAATGGCTTACCATGATGTTGTTTTGCACCAGCTAAAGTATTTTTAGCTTCAGAAGTACGTACAAAATACGCACTTTGTTGTGGGTTTTCACCGTAACGTAAGCTTTCTTTATTTTCATCAAAATGAGCTACAATAGCTTGATCATATTCATTCGTATGCTTAAACACTTTTAACATTAATGATTTGCGGTAAGCTTCGTCTAAAGTATTATTTTTCAATCTTTGGATGACTTCTTCATAATCTTCACTGTGTACGATTGTTGTCACATGCTTAAAGTTTTTCGCAGCCGCACGTAACATTGTCGGCCCACCTATATCAATATTTTCAATTGCATCCGCTTCAGTAACATTTGGGTTCGCAACTGTTTTCTGAAATGGGTACAAGTTCACGACTACCATATCTATAAGGTCAATATGTTGAGCTTTCAATTGATCTAAATGCTCTTGTTTGTCTCTATCAGCAAGAATACCTCCGTGCACAGCTGGGTGTAATGTT
Coding sequences within it:
- the purH gene encoding bifunctional phosphoribosylaminoimidazolecarboxamide formyltransferase/IMP cyclohydrolase, whose amino-acid sequence is MKKAILSVSDKTGIEDFAKALVEQGFALFSTGGTLRAIEAAGIPVASVSDLTHFDEIMDGRVKTLHPAVHGGILADRDKQEHLDQLKAQHIDLIDMVVVNLYPFQKTVANPNVTEADAIENIDIGGPTMLRAAAKNFKHVTTIVHSEDYEEVIQRLKNNTLDEAYRKSLMLKVFKHTNEYDQAIVAHFDENKESLRYGENPQQSAYFVRTSEAKNTLAGAKQHHGKPLSYNNIKDADAALTLVKRFEQPAAVAVKHMNPCGVGIGEDIEVAFEHAFQADSTSIFGGIVALNRPVTRALAEQLHGIFLEVVIAPAFEADALEVLTQKKNIRLLEIEMTPVEDEQEFVSVSGGYLVQDKDTQVSSRSEMNVVTETEPTEQQWDALVLGWEVAKAVKSNAIVLANGHQTVGIGAGQMNRVGAAEIAINHAIEMNDNVALASDGFFPMDDTVELAAKAGIKAIIQPGGSIKDQDSIDMANRYGIAMVTTGVRHFKH